From the Maioricimonas rarisocia genome, one window contains:
- a CDS encoding DUF427 domain-containing protein: MPKAVWNGAVLAESETTVQVEGNHYFPPESIDRQYFRESDKQTVCGWKGTASYFDVVVGDEVNADAAWHYPDPKPEAAQIRNHVAFWKGVEVKE, from the coding sequence ATGCCCAAAGCAGTATGGAACGGCGCCGTGCTGGCCGAGAGTGAGACGACCGTGCAGGTCGAAGGAAACCACTACTTTCCGCCGGAGTCGATCGACAGGCAGTACTTCCGCGAGAGTGACAAGCAGACCGTCTGCGGATGGAAAGGGACGGCCAGCTACTTCGATGTGGTGGTCGGCGACGAGGTGAATGCCGACGCCGCCTGGCATTATCCCGATCCCAAACCGGAGGCGGCTCAGATTCGGAACCACGTGGCGTTCTGGAAGGGCGTCGAGGTGAAGGAGTGA
- a CDS encoding HalD/BesD family halogenase: protein MNGLILSGSVLATGAAATGALFWRYRIRRRGRYSNLAALRPGFLEQRPAGFRIDAQQDQARDAFRQDLITRVDDALAPETFSLARTEASAAAPHVERSYVPAHKQGGTISYESMHELAPTCLAIYHSPVLRDWLSEVIGDKVVPTADYDQSSCSLLVYDRAGDHIGWHYDHNFYRGRHFTVLISLINRSAAGELSASLLQQQRSDGSERTFDTSENTLVLFEGARVRHRATAIAEGDLRTILSMTYSTDPRTGPIKELARRVKDMAFFGLRALWD, encoded by the coding sequence ATGAATGGGCTGATTCTCTCAGGTTCCGTCCTCGCTACAGGTGCCGCTGCCACTGGCGCGCTCTTCTGGCGATATCGCATTCGTCGCAGAGGCAGATACAGCAACCTGGCGGCCTTGCGTCCAGGATTCCTGGAACAGCGCCCCGCCGGCTTCCGCATCGACGCCCAGCAGGATCAGGCACGTGATGCGTTCCGGCAGGATCTGATCACGCGGGTGGATGACGCTCTCGCACCTGAGACCTTCTCGCTGGCCCGCACCGAAGCGTCTGCAGCCGCCCCGCACGTCGAACGAAGCTACGTCCCCGCTCACAAGCAGGGGGGGACGATCTCGTACGAGTCGATGCACGAACTGGCCCCGACGTGCCTGGCGATCTATCACTCCCCGGTCCTGCGCGACTGGCTCTCGGAGGTGATCGGCGACAAGGTCGTGCCGACGGCCGACTACGATCAGAGTTCCTGTTCGCTGCTCGTCTACGACCGCGCCGGCGATCACATCGGCTGGCACTACGATCACAACTTTTACCGAGGCCGGCACTTTACGGTACTGATCTCGCTGATCAACCGGTCGGCCGCGGGCGAATTGTCTGCCAGCCTGCTTCAACAGCAACGATCCGACGGCAGCGAACGGACGTTCGACACGTCAGAAAACACGCTCGTTCTGTTCGAGGGGGCCCGGGTGCGTCATCGGGCCACGGCCATCGCAGAGGGAGACCTGCGGACGATCCTCAGCATGACCTACTCGACCGATCCACGCACCGGCCCCATCAAGGAACTGGCCCGGCGGGTAAAGGACATGGCGTTCTTCGGCCTGCGGGCATTGTGGGACTGA
- a CDS encoding glycosyltransferase family 2 protein — protein sequence MIVWQILFWTACGLTLYCYAGYPFLLALLCKRRSQRPEATQSPARDEWPMVSLVIAAYREEAVIMQRLNNALLCDYPADRLEILIGCDGNEDATGELVRSCPDSRVRLLQFDQRRGKPSVLNDCVAQARGDILVFSDANTFFEPDAIRRLIAHFDDAEIGGVCGKLLLVDPETGGNVDGLYWRYENFLKECEGRLGALLGVNGAIYAMRRSLYQPIPPETIVDDFLIGMRIHLKGSRLTYDPAAIATEESAPGIDAEFHRRARIGAGGFQSLVWLWPLLSPTRGRVALAFWSHKVLRWFCPLLLVVALASNVVLINQPLYQVTFALQLAFYCGALLGRFVAGGSLPARLSRLPTMFVSMNAALLVGFVRWLRGQQKAAWKRTDRTDEMVEREPAGSA from the coding sequence ATGATCGTCTGGCAGATCCTGTTCTGGACCGCCTGCGGGCTGACGCTTTACTGCTACGCCGGCTATCCGTTTCTGCTCGCCCTGCTCTGCAAGCGACGGTCGCAACGGCCTGAAGCAACACAATCACCCGCCCGTGACGAGTGGCCGATGGTCTCGTTGGTCATCGCCGCCTATCGCGAAGAAGCGGTGATCATGCAGCGGCTCAACAATGCCCTGCTCTGCGACTACCCGGCCGATCGGCTCGAAATCCTCATCGGCTGCGATGGCAACGAAGACGCGACCGGCGAACTTGTGCGGTCGTGTCCCGATTCCCGCGTACGGCTGCTGCAGTTCGATCAGCGCCGCGGCAAACCGTCGGTCCTCAATGACTGCGTCGCACAGGCACGCGGTGACATCCTCGTCTTCTCCGATGCCAATACCTTCTTCGAGCCGGACGCGATCCGACGGCTGATCGCTCACTTTGACGACGCCGAGATCGGTGGCGTCTGCGGCAAGCTGCTGCTGGTCGATCCTGAAACCGGCGGCAACGTCGACGGACTGTACTGGCGGTACGAGAACTTCCTCAAGGAATGCGAAGGCCGTCTCGGAGCACTGCTCGGCGTGAACGGGGCGATCTACGCGATGCGGCGATCGCTGTATCAACCCATCCCGCCGGAAACCATCGTTGACGACTTCCTCATCGGCATGCGGATCCACTTGAAGGGATCGCGGCTGACCTACGATCCGGCTGCGATCGCGACCGAAGAGTCCGCCCCGGGGATCGACGCCGAGTTCCATCGCCGGGCCCGCATCGGTGCCGGTGGCTTCCAGAGCCTGGTGTGGTTATGGCCGCTGCTCAGTCCGACACGTGGTCGCGTCGCGCTCGCCTTCTGGTCGCACAAGGTGCTCAGGTGGTTCTGTCCGCTGCTGCTGGTCGTCGCGCTGGCGAGTAACGTTGTCCTGATTAACCAGCCGCTGTATCAGGTCACGTTCGCACTGCAGTTGGCGTTCTACTGTGGAGCACTGCTGGGCCGATTCGTGGCGGGCGGGTCTTTGCCGGCCCGGCTCTCGCGACTGCCGACGATGTTCGTGAGCATGAATGCCGCACTGCTGGTTGGATTCGTACGCTGGCTGCGCGGGCAGCAGAAGGCAGCCTGGAAGCGCACCGACCGCACGGACGAGATGGTGGAGCGGGAACCGGCCGGGTCCGCCTGA
- a CDS encoding class I SAM-dependent methyltransferase: MNWRVKAHLLAVLSRLPAGRQAYHRLQRVAGTNRLDLAGEMGRALEIVQLIQRSGRPLENADCLEVGTGWRPFVPFVLSLCGAGRVTTLDVNPWLSERYARETHAALESVLDDIAAQSGQPLADVRRRWSAGQNTGDLAGLLDAMRVEYRYPGDARATGLPDSSIDLIVSSNVLEHIPRDVLAAIHHESVRILKPGGCAVHRFNPGDHFAVVDPEITTANFVQFSSRAWHWYGGSGLAYHNRLRAPEYERLFQSAGLEMNLFQTRVDERALRAICDGELPVHQEFARFEPEQLAVDYIWAIGQKPDAQEMPRAQPQTAVRSSDAAHPEPVQ, encoded by the coding sequence ATGAACTGGCGCGTGAAGGCCCACCTGCTGGCGGTGCTCAGCCGACTGCCCGCCGGGCGTCAGGCCTACCATCGACTGCAGCGTGTCGCGGGAACCAACCGTCTCGATCTGGCGGGCGAGATGGGACGGGCCCTCGAGATCGTACAGCTGATCCAGCGATCGGGGCGCCCACTCGAGAACGCCGACTGTCTGGAGGTCGGGACCGGCTGGCGACCGTTCGTGCCGTTCGTCTTGTCCTTGTGCGGTGCCGGACGGGTGACGACGCTCGACGTCAATCCCTGGCTGAGTGAGCGATACGCCCGGGAGACCCACGCGGCGCTCGAGTCCGTCCTCGATGACATTGCCGCCCAGTCCGGGCAACCACTGGCGGACGTTCGCCGTCGCTGGTCCGCTGGCCAGAACACTGGCGACCTAGCCGGACTGCTGGACGCGATGCGCGTGGAGTACCGCTATCCGGGAGATGCCCGTGCGACGGGGCTTCCGGATTCGAGTATCGATCTGATCGTCAGCTCGAATGTTCTGGAACATATCCCCCGCGACGTCCTCGCCGCCATTCACCACGAGTCGGTCCGCATCCTCAAACCAGGCGGTTGTGCCGTCCACCGGTTCAACCCCGGCGACCACTTCGCGGTCGTTGATCCTGAGATCACAACGGCCAACTTCGTGCAGTTTTCGTCGCGAGCCTGGCACTGGTACGGCGGAAGCGGACTGGCATATCACAATCGCCTGCGGGCACCGGAGTACGAGCGTCTCTTCCAGTCGGCCGGACTCGAAATGAACCTGTTCCAGACACGCGTCGACGAACGGGCTCTGCGGGCGATCTGCGATGGAGAACTCCCGGTTCATCAGGAGTTCGCCCGGTTCGAACCGGAACAGCTGGCGGTCGATTACATCTGGGCGATTGGTCAGAAACCAGACGCGCAGGAAATGCCGCGGGCTCAGCCGCAGACGGCCGTCCGGTCGAGTGACGCAGCCCATCCGGAGCCGGTGCAATGA
- a CDS encoding serine/threonine-protein kinase has product MQPHKPSQLEPAVDTHAPGLGDADTASALAQYIEQFINAWEEDAEQAPVLSQFLPADEELRRLTLVELIKVDLEYRWLQRDLPKRLTEYIADHPELQSQAVPPDLIYEEFHIRRQCGLAIDPEEYLTDFPEHADSLRQLLGLQNEYKSTLITRPETSMALDQIEAGETIDDFHLILPLGRGAFARVFLARQKSMQRLVAVKISADHGTEPQTLAQLDHDYIVRVFDQRQVEEGDLRLLYMQYLPGGTLQSVADRVREVPESERTGQLLLDAIDATLEQRGEIRPSDSSIRRQLASMNWTDTVAWLGSRLAAALEYAHRRQVLHRDIKPANVLLTSEGVPKLGDFNISFSEEVSGTTAAAYFGGSMAYMSPEQLEACLPGTGRTPDQLDGRSDIYALGVMLWELLTGRRPFDDSVNAGWANAVDTMLQSRQRGVPPEVIAQLPKDCPAALRRVLLRCLEADRDHRWSDGGLLRQQFELCLDEHARELVDPPPDSLRLRLRAYAVPVVVVLNLIPNALAAIFNYQYNRRQIVEQLQDATRKFDMIQGIINGIAFPLGIALVGWLAWRSVRGLRQLARSGHCPPDDVPAIRRDVLRLGGRTAMICLAEWIIAGIAYPISIHYAAGSMPPSAYLHFIGSLVICGLVATAYPFFGVTSYAVRSIYPAMLQTCPGGPADARELQRLDQRLSWYLVIAASVPLLAISGLSLVRPAGSVDAHLQFVEQAVCLGGIAGFGLAYRFFRQLQTDIAALLRIVASHRRDAPLDAGT; this is encoded by the coding sequence ATGCAGCCGCACAAACCTTCGCAGCTCGAACCGGCGGTCGACACCCATGCCCCCGGTCTGGGGGATGCCGACACGGCGTCGGCACTGGCGCAGTACATCGAGCAGTTCATCAATGCCTGGGAAGAGGATGCCGAACAGGCGCCCGTCCTCTCCCAGTTTCTTCCCGCCGATGAGGAACTGCGGCGATTGACGCTCGTCGAACTGATCAAGGTCGACCTCGAGTATCGCTGGCTGCAACGCGATCTGCCCAAGCGGCTGACCGAGTACATCGCCGACCATCCGGAACTGCAGTCGCAGGCCGTTCCTCCCGATCTGATTTACGAAGAGTTCCACATTCGCCGGCAGTGCGGCCTGGCGATCGATCCGGAGGAGTACCTGACCGACTTCCCCGAGCATGCCGATTCGCTGCGGCAACTGCTCGGACTGCAGAACGAATACAAGTCGACGCTGATTACACGTCCCGAAACCAGCATGGCACTGGATCAGATTGAAGCCGGCGAAACGATCGACGACTTTCACCTGATCCTGCCACTTGGCCGCGGTGCGTTCGCGCGGGTGTTTCTGGCGCGGCAGAAGTCGATGCAGCGGCTGGTGGCCGTCAAGATTTCGGCCGACCACGGGACCGAACCCCAGACGCTCGCGCAGCTGGATCACGATTACATCGTGCGGGTCTTCGATCAGCGACAGGTCGAAGAGGGCGACCTGCGGCTGCTCTACATGCAGTACCTGCCCGGCGGAACGCTGCAGTCGGTGGCCGACCGCGTTCGCGAGGTTCCCGAAAGCGAACGGACCGGGCAGTTGCTGCTAGATGCCATCGATGCCACGCTCGAACAGCGGGGGGAGATCCGCCCCAGCGATTCTTCGATCCGTCGGCAACTGGCCTCGATGAACTGGACCGATACGGTCGCCTGGCTCGGCAGCCGGCTGGCGGCCGCCCTCGAGTACGCCCATCGGCGTCAGGTCCTCCACCGGGACATCAAACCGGCGAACGTCCTGCTGACGTCCGAAGGAGTCCCCAAGCTGGGGGACTTCAATATCAGCTTCAGTGAGGAGGTCAGCGGGACGACCGCTGCCGCCTACTTTGGCGGCAGCATGGCCTACATGTCTCCCGAACAGCTCGAGGCCTGCCTGCCGGGAACCGGTCGCACACCCGACCAGCTCGACGGACGCAGCGACATCTACGCCCTGGGGGTCATGCTCTGGGAACTGCTCACCGGACGGCGACCCTTCGATGACAGTGTGAACGCCGGCTGGGCCAACGCGGTCGACACGATGCTCCAGTCGCGACAGCGGGGTGTTCCTCCCGAAGTCATCGCACAATTGCCGAAAGACTGTCCTGCCGCGTTACGACGGGTACTGCTTCGCTGCCTGGAAGCGGATCGCGATCACCGCTGGTCGGACGGGGGTCTGCTTCGGCAGCAGTTCGAACTGTGTCTCGACGAACACGCCCGTGAACTGGTCGATCCACCGCCGGACAGTCTGCGGCTGCGGCTTCGCGCCTATGCGGTCCCCGTTGTCGTCGTCCTGAATCTGATTCCCAACGCACTCGCTGCGATCTTCAACTATCAGTACAACCGCAGGCAGATCGTCGAACAGCTGCAGGACGCGACCCGCAAGTTCGACATGATCCAGGGGATCATCAACGGCATTGCCTTCCCGCTGGGAATCGCGCTGGTCGGCTGGCTGGCCTGGCGATCGGTTCGGGGACTGCGTCAACTCGCCCGGTCGGGCCACTGTCCTCCCGACGATGTCCCCGCGATCCGCCGCGACGTGCTCCGTCTGGGGGGCCGAACCGCCATGATCTGTCTGGCGGAATGGATCATTGCCGGCATCGCCTACCCGATCAGCATCCATTACGCGGCAGGCTCGATGCCTCCTTCGGCCTACCTGCACTTCATAGGATCACTGGTCATCTGCGGACTGGTCGCGACCGCTTATCCCTTCTTCGGGGTGACGTCGTACGCCGTCCGGTCCATCTATCCGGCGATGCTGCAGACCTGTCCCGGCGGACCGGCCGATGCCAGGGAGCTGCAGCGGCTCGATCAGCGGCTCAGCTGGTATCTCGTCATTGCCGCGTCCGTCCCGCTGTTGGCCATCTCGGGACTGTCGCTGGTGCGTCCGGCCGGCAGTGTCGATGCCCATCTGCAGTTCGTCGAGCAGGCGGTCTGCTTGGGAGGAATTGCCGGATTCGGACTCGCATACCGGTTCTTCCGTCAGCTTCAGACCGATATTGCCGCTCTGCTGCGGATTGTCGCCTCTCACCGCAGGGACGCTCCGCTGGATGCCGGCACATAG
- a CDS encoding mechanosensitive ion channel domain-containing protein, translated as MTVRAQDPVAQPSASNAASPEAAPQQGESQPAASQQPPPAEAASPSPTDTLKRQVEQLQSQLEAVTDLEDPVRKQIQDALAQATKELGVAVEHDTQTRSLAEKAASLEAEQVSLATRIAELKEQPEPQIGDKDTLPELEQRLAEARRELAELQNQFTTQAVDPKARAAERKTLRESIFANPQELAAVAEQLQAAPPANEVPLLTQARQVALQAARLALERKPLAAQARLSLMDSEEALEIANLRRDELAMRIAYREKLIRRLEAETARLRQAEAEMRRRSAEDELESVVPPLRALVESTLAYAREEEDIREKRQDYQKKLEDRVKRKEEVAKLAQQARDREDQVRLTTALGLRLRQQREELPETRGISRDRADRLADLEDAQLNFLDRADKYEDLRDTDAVVEKLLGASSPDGTVDPLAEEARRLVEQQRQFLGELVDAYDDYTETLYQLDSEEQALIEEVNGFASYIDERILWIRSHRPLSLETLEGDKLAVLWLIDGRFWRSVWRSLYDDARLNLPEYAIFFFGWLLLLLRGRWLRKRLADVSRTAENRINCEFRPTLLAWWLTALISLPWPLLFMYLGWRCKAAASPDSVNTLGTGLLALGGAILATEFFRQMCRGHGLAQSHFGWSDHTVDLIRSTLRGIMFFAVPLAVLVLWLHARDTGQGTDALERLAFLAVLIVLLIYSHRALRPGSGILRDWAAYRPSGLLSRSRGLIYVLILGLFVGLGVLAVLGYYYTAQRMLEKFQVLLWMLASVVFARAMLIRWLMLRRRRLSLQQARERRAALSEQVESGSTAPMPDVAETQTDLGAVSAQTQRLIDTTLFVLTLAATWAICVDVLPALNYLDQYSFGTTSSTVIEQVQGADGSYETVEKVVVRNLTLASLLKAILIGVMTFTAARNVPGLMEITLLQKLPLDASVRYATAALTRYLIVLLGVILTARSLGIGWSQVQWLAAALTFGLGFGLQEIFANFISGLIILFEQPIRVGDVVTLDSTSGVVNRIRIRATTITDWDRKEYIVPNKEFITGRLLNWTLSDKTNRIVVNVGVKYGSDTDKVREVITGVVADHPEILEDPAPLVTFEGFGDSALNFVVRAYLPTLDRRLATIHDLHTEIHRRLGAEGIEIPFPQRDLHVRSMVDINQQFLPQNGPPQGGNGRNVEPESTSAETI; from the coding sequence GTGACCGTCAGGGCCCAGGATCCGGTCGCGCAGCCTTCCGCCTCCAACGCCGCATCGCCGGAGGCGGCCCCACAGCAGGGAGAGTCACAGCCGGCCGCTTCGCAGCAGCCTCCTCCCGCGGAAGCCGCCTCTCCCTCTCCCACCGATACGCTCAAGCGTCAGGTCGAGCAGCTGCAGTCGCAGCTGGAGGCGGTGACCGATCTCGAAGACCCGGTTCGCAAGCAGATCCAGGACGCGCTGGCGCAGGCGACCAAGGAACTCGGAGTCGCGGTCGAACATGATACGCAGACCAGATCGCTGGCTGAGAAAGCGGCCTCACTCGAAGCCGAGCAGGTCAGTCTCGCCACCCGGATCGCCGAGCTGAAGGAACAGCCGGAGCCGCAGATCGGCGACAAGGACACGCTCCCGGAGTTGGAGCAGCGGCTGGCCGAAGCGCGTCGCGAACTGGCGGAACTGCAGAATCAGTTCACCACCCAGGCAGTTGACCCGAAGGCCCGGGCGGCTGAACGCAAAACGCTCCGCGAATCGATCTTCGCCAATCCTCAGGAACTGGCCGCGGTTGCGGAGCAGTTGCAGGCGGCCCCCCCGGCGAATGAAGTTCCTCTCCTCACACAGGCCCGGCAGGTAGCGCTGCAGGCGGCCCGGCTCGCGCTGGAACGCAAGCCGCTGGCCGCTCAGGCCCGTCTGTCGCTGATGGATTCCGAGGAAGCTCTCGAGATCGCCAACCTCCGCCGCGACGAGCTGGCGATGCGGATCGCCTACCGGGAGAAGCTGATCCGGCGGCTCGAGGCTGAAACGGCCCGGCTCCGCCAGGCGGAAGCCGAAATGCGTCGCCGCAGCGCCGAGGATGAACTCGAATCGGTCGTACCGCCACTCCGCGCACTGGTCGAGTCCACTCTCGCCTACGCGCGGGAGGAAGAAGACATTCGTGAGAAGCGACAGGATTATCAGAAAAAGCTCGAGGATCGGGTCAAACGCAAGGAGGAAGTTGCCAAGCTGGCCCAGCAGGCACGCGACCGTGAGGACCAGGTCCGACTGACGACCGCACTGGGCCTGAGGTTGCGTCAGCAGCGGGAGGAGCTTCCCGAGACTCGGGGGATTTCCCGGGATCGGGCAGACCGGCTCGCGGATCTCGAAGACGCCCAACTGAACTTTCTCGATCGTGCCGACAAGTACGAGGATCTGCGCGATACCGATGCCGTCGTCGAAAAGCTCCTTGGAGCGAGTTCTCCCGACGGCACCGTCGATCCCCTGGCGGAAGAAGCTCGCCGGCTCGTCGAACAGCAGCGGCAGTTTCTCGGAGAACTGGTGGATGCGTACGACGATTACACCGAGACGCTGTACCAGCTCGACAGCGAAGAACAGGCGCTGATCGAAGAAGTGAACGGTTTCGCCAGCTACATCGACGAGCGGATTCTATGGATTCGCAGCCATCGTCCCCTCTCGCTCGAAACGCTCGAAGGAGACAAGCTGGCCGTCCTGTGGCTGATTGACGGCCGGTTCTGGCGGTCTGTGTGGAGATCGCTGTACGACGATGCGCGGCTGAACCTTCCGGAGTACGCCATCTTCTTCTTCGGATGGCTGTTGTTGCTGCTGCGCGGAAGGTGGCTCCGCAAGCGCCTGGCCGACGTTTCGCGGACCGCGGAGAATCGCATCAACTGCGAGTTTCGTCCCACATTGCTGGCGTGGTGGCTGACGGCACTGATCAGCCTCCCCTGGCCACTGCTGTTCATGTACCTGGGATGGCGCTGCAAGGCGGCCGCCAGTCCGGATTCCGTCAATACGCTTGGTACCGGCCTCCTCGCGCTGGGGGGGGCGATCCTGGCGACCGAGTTCTTTCGGCAGATGTGCCGCGGCCACGGTCTGGCGCAATCACACTTCGGCTGGTCGGATCACACCGTCGACCTGATTCGCAGCACACTGCGGGGGATCATGTTCTTCGCTGTCCCCCTGGCTGTGCTCGTGCTGTGGCTGCACGCCCGCGATACCGGCCAGGGAACGGATGCACTCGAACGGCTGGCGTTTCTCGCGGTGCTGATCGTCCTGCTGATCTACTCCCACCGCGCCCTCCGGCCGGGATCGGGCATCCTGCGGGACTGGGCGGCGTATCGTCCCTCCGGCTTGCTGTCCCGCTCGCGGGGGCTGATCTACGTCCTCATCCTCGGTCTGTTCGTCGGACTGGGGGTGCTGGCGGTGCTCGGCTACTACTACACGGCTCAGAGGATGCTCGAGAAGTTCCAGGTGCTGCTCTGGATGCTGGCCTCCGTGGTCTTTGCCAGGGCCATGCTGATCCGCTGGCTGATGCTGCGTCGTCGTCGACTCAGTCTGCAGCAGGCGCGCGAGCGTCGGGCCGCCCTGAGCGAACAGGTCGAGAGCGGAAGCACGGCCCCCATGCCCGATGTTGCCGAGACGCAGACCGACCTCGGTGCCGTCAGCGCACAGACACAGCGACTGATCGATACGACGCTGTTCGTCCTCACGCTCGCAGCCACATGGGCGATCTGCGTCGACGTTCTTCCTGCCTTGAACTATCTCGATCAGTACTCGTTCGGCACCACTTCTTCGACGGTGATCGAGCAGGTGCAGGGGGCGGACGGCAGCTACGAGACCGTTGAGAAGGTCGTCGTGCGGAATCTGACACTGGCCAGCCTGCTTAAGGCGATCCTGATCGGTGTGATGACCTTCACTGCGGCCCGCAACGTCCCCGGTTTGATGGAGATCACGCTGCTTCAAAAGCTGCCGCTCGACGCGTCGGTCCGCTATGCCACAGCGGCACTCACCCGATATCTGATCGTCCTGCTGGGGGTGATTCTCACTGCCCGATCGCTGGGAATCGGCTGGTCCCAGGTGCAGTGGCTGGCGGCGGCCCTGACGTTCGGTCTCGGCTTCGGACTGCAGGAGATCTTCGCCAACTTCATCTCCGGCCTGATCATCCTGTTCGAGCAGCCGATTCGCGTCGGCGATGTCGTGACGCTCGATAGTACCAGCGGCGTGGTGAACCGGATCCGCATTCGTGCCACGACGATCACCGACTGGGATCGCAAGGAGTACATCGTTCCCAACAAGGAGTTCATCACCGGGCGACTGCTTAACTGGACGCTCAGCGACAAGACCAACCGGATCGTCGTCAACGTCGGGGTCAAGTACGGCAGCGACACCGACAAGGTGCGAGAGGTCATTACGGGAGTTGTGGCCGATCATCCTGAGATTCTCGAAGATCCGGCTCCGCTGGTGACGTTCGAGGGCTTTGGCGACAGCGCGCTGAACTTCGTCGTCCGCGCTTATCTGCCGACGCTGGATCGTCGGCTGGCCACCATTCACGATCTGCACACCGAAATTCATCGGCGACTGGGAGCCGAAGGGATTGAGATCCCGTTCCCGCAGCGCGACCTGCACGTGCGCAGCATGGTCGACATCAACCAGCAGTTCCTTCCGCAGAACGGTCCCCCTCAGGGAGGAAACGGTCGCAACGTCGAGCCCGAATCGACGTCCGCAGAGACGATCTGA
- a CDS encoding alpha/beta hydrolase, translating into MHRRTQTASSAVALAHSFLTLAAFGLLVLSAGPLAADDPIVRGNAVAELAETFPEPPRGYNSRLDAIQAIGAGAVPVVNIFPVAPDDVIIQQNVVYGMGGEHELKLDLYRPAEQDGVVPGLIFVHGGGWSGGAKKDYRFYGIHFAQRGYVVVSIDYRLSGVAKYPAAVEDTKCAVRWMRANAERLGVDPDRIGIAGGSAGGHLSLMIGLSSDVPELEGTGGHAEQSSRVQAVVDLYGPADLTTDFARENENAIKLLKRFLGSTLDENEPLYRQASPITYVDPRDPPVLMLHGTIDEVVPVNQSDLLATALEQADVPYIYDRLPGWPHAMDIAKPVNDRCVWFMERFFARYLNGPAPAGD; encoded by the coding sequence ATGCACCGACGGACTCAGACGGCGAGTAGCGCGGTCGCGCTTGCCCACTCGTTCCTGACGCTTGCCGCGTTCGGTTTGCTCGTCCTGTCTGCAGGACCCCTTGCAGCCGATGATCCGATCGTGCGCGGCAATGCCGTCGCGGAGCTGGCCGAAACGTTTCCGGAACCTCCTCGCGGCTACAACTCCCGTCTGGATGCGATCCAGGCGATCGGAGCGGGTGCGGTTCCGGTCGTCAACATTTTTCCGGTGGCTCCCGACGATGTGATCATCCAGCAGAATGTCGTGTACGGCATGGGGGGCGAACACGAACTCAAACTCGATCTGTATCGGCCGGCCGAACAGGATGGCGTGGTGCCGGGACTGATTTTCGTTCACGGCGGTGGATGGAGCGGGGGCGCGAAAAAGGACTACCGCTTCTACGGGATTCACTTTGCGCAGCGCGGTTACGTCGTCGTCAGCATCGACTACCGGCTTTCGGGCGTTGCGAAGTATCCGGCGGCCGTTGAAGACACGAAATGCGCCGTCCGCTGGATGCGCGCCAATGCGGAGCGCCTCGGTGTTGATCCGGACCGCATTGGCATCGCCGGAGGTTCGGCCGGCGGACATCTCTCGCTGATGATTGGCCTCTCTTCGGACGTCCCGGAGCTCGAAGGGACCGGGGGGCATGCTGAACAGAGCAGTCGCGTTCAGGCGGTCGTTGATCTGTACGGTCCGGCCGACCTGACGACCGATTTCGCCCGCGAGAACGAGAACGCGATCAAGCTGCTCAAGCGGTTCCTCGGCAGCACGCTCGACGAGAACGAGCCGCTGTACCGGCAGGCCTCTCCGATTACGTATGTCGATCCTCGGGATCCGCCGGTCCTGATGCTTCACGGCACGATCGACGAAGTCGTGCCGGTCAATCAGTCGGATCTGCTGGCGACGGCCCTGGAGCAGGCGGACGTGCCGTACATCTACGATCGGCTGCCCGGCTGGCCGCACGCGATGGACATTGCGAAACCGGTGAACGACCGGTGCGTCTGGTTCATGGAGCGGTTCTTCGCTCGATACCTGAACGGGCCCGCACCGGCCGGGGACTGA